The following are from one region of the Planctomonas sp. JC2975 genome:
- a CDS encoding LysE family translocator, which yields MNPTAVLAFAGVALSLIVVPGPDWAYVLGVGARDRVVLPAVGGLVVGYALLTGIVAAGVGPLVAALPGFLLGLTLVGAAYLVYLGVMTLRHPSAVEVSNSAAIGSPRWRLVGKGIGVSALNPKGLLVFLAILPQFARENATWPMTAQLALLGAVFVALCCAFYLSLGFAARRILGARPATARIISRVSGAAMILVGFALVAERVVQLVESHTG from the coding sequence ATGAATCCCACCGCAGTACTCGCATTCGCGGGCGTAGCGCTCTCGCTGATCGTCGTGCCCGGCCCGGACTGGGCGTACGTGCTCGGCGTCGGAGCGCGCGACCGCGTCGTCCTCCCCGCCGTCGGCGGCCTGGTCGTCGGCTATGCGCTGCTCACGGGAATCGTCGCCGCCGGCGTCGGTCCGCTCGTGGCCGCGCTTCCCGGCTTCCTGCTCGGCCTCACGCTCGTGGGCGCCGCGTACCTCGTCTACCTCGGTGTGATGACGTTGCGGCATCCGTCTGCGGTGGAGGTCTCGAACAGCGCGGCCATCGGATCGCCGCGCTGGCGTCTGGTCGGCAAGGGCATCGGCGTGAGCGCTCTGAACCCCAAGGGGCTGCTCGTCTTCCTCGCTATCCTGCCGCAGTTCGCGCGTGAGAACGCGACCTGGCCGATGACAGCGCAACTGGCGCTGCTCGGGGCCGTTTTCGTGGCCCTCTGCTGCGCGTTCTATCTGTCGTTGGGCTTCGCCGCACGGCGCATTCTGGGGGCGCGTCCGGCGACGGCGCGGATCATCAGCCGCGTCTCCGGCGCGGCGATGATCCTCGTGGGGTTCGCGCTCGTCGCCGAGCGCGTCGTTCAGCTGGTCGAATCGCACACCGGGTGA
- a CDS encoding DUF2255 family protein: MSAEWTRTDLNAIDRNDEVGISSYRSDGTLRPYVTIWAVEADGHVYVRSAYGATNPWYRRALASGRGSIRVAGVAHDIDFVRADATEEPAVDDGYRAKYGARYASIVAGIVGDSAHDVTLRLEPSAA; the protein is encoded by the coding sequence ATGAGCGCCGAATGGACACGCACCGACCTGAACGCGATCGACCGGAACGACGAGGTCGGCATCAGTTCGTACCGCAGCGACGGGACGCTGCGTCCGTACGTCACGATCTGGGCCGTCGAGGCCGACGGGCACGTGTACGTGCGATCCGCCTACGGCGCGACGAACCCCTGGTACCGCCGTGCGCTCGCGTCGGGACGGGGGAGCATCCGCGTGGCCGGCGTCGCGCACGACATCGACTTCGTCAGGGCGGATGCCACCGAGGAGCCCGCCGTGGACGACGGGTACCGCGCCAAGTACGGTGCGCGCTACGCCAGCATCGTCGCGGGAATCGTCGGCGACTCGGCACACGACGTGACCCTCCGACTCGAGCCCAGCGCGGCCTGA
- a CDS encoding carbohydrate ABC transporter permease encodes MPRRRRRPATVARPRKNIVLTIVMAVFVIYSFVPLVWLLINASKTQGDLFSSFGLGFGSHFALWDNIVETLTYKDGIFVHWLGNTLLYVVVGAGGATLLATLAGYGLAKYKFRGRRAVFAVVLGAIAVPGTALAVPTFLLFSQLGLTNTPWAVILPSLISPFGLYLVWTFAIDAVPTEVLEAARMDGASEFRTFFTISLKLLTPGIVTVALFAIVATWNNYFLPLIMLSDPTWYPLTVGLSQWSAQATGVGAQPIFNLVITGSLLTIVPIVVAFLFLQRYWQSGLTAGSVKA; translated from the coding sequence ATGCCGAGACGTCGCCGTCGGCCGGCGACCGTCGCACGGCCGCGCAAGAACATCGTGCTCACGATCGTCATGGCGGTGTTCGTCATCTACTCCTTCGTTCCGCTGGTCTGGCTGCTGATCAACGCGTCGAAGACGCAGGGCGACCTGTTCTCGTCGTTCGGTCTCGGATTCGGCAGCCACTTCGCGCTGTGGGACAACATCGTGGAGACGCTGACCTACAAGGACGGCATCTTCGTGCACTGGCTCGGCAACACGCTGCTGTACGTGGTCGTCGGCGCGGGCGGTGCGACGCTGCTCGCCACGCTCGCCGGATACGGCCTGGCCAAGTACAAGTTCCGCGGACGTCGTGCCGTGTTCGCGGTCGTGCTGGGCGCCATCGCCGTGCCCGGCACCGCACTGGCCGTGCCGACCTTCCTTCTGTTCAGCCAGCTCGGCCTGACCAATACGCCGTGGGCGGTGATCCTGCCGTCGCTGATCAGCCCGTTCGGTCTCTACCTGGTGTGGACGTTCGCGATCGATGCCGTGCCGACCGAAGTGCTCGAGGCTGCGCGCATGGACGGTGCCAGCGAGTTCCGCACCTTCTTCACGATCTCGCTCAAGCTCCTCACGCCCGGCATCGTCACGGTCGCGCTGTTCGCCATCGTCGCCACCTGGAACAACTACTTCCTGCCGCTGATCATGCTGAGCGATCCGACCTGGTATCCGCTCACGGTCGGCCTCAGCCAGTGGAGCGCACAGGCGACGGGCGTTGGCGCCCAGCCCATCTTCAACCTGGTCATCACGGGAAGCCTCCTCACGATCGTGCCGATCGTCGTGGCCTTCCTGTTCCTCCAGCGCTACTGGCAGTCGGGTCTGACCGCCGGAAGCGTGAAGGCCTGA
- a CDS encoding LacI family DNA-binding transcriptional regulator — protein MVLIEPRGRQRAASISDVAARAGVSAQTVSRVSNGLDTVKAATRDRVLSAMAELDYRPNSAARALKSGRFQNVGVLMFSLQNIGSVRILDAITSAAAAEGFSIDLISTGDPSTGSITDALSRLDQEAVDGIIVIVEAHELSEHSITFPDRIPSVLVDSREYDDRVSVNADQKQGARLAVEHLLELGHPTVWHVSGPIGTSNAAADRADAWREVLDEHGRTVPELLGGTWNAESGYEAGKVIAARDDVSAVFCANDQLALGVLRALHEGGRAVPGEISVVGFDDNPESAEYWPPLTTVRQDFTEVGQQAFGLLSQAIQGEGIDTGLRLIENELIVRASTGSFANRSALSAS, from the coding sequence ATGGTCTTGATCGAGCCGCGGGGGCGCCAGCGCGCGGCATCCATCTCCGACGTCGCCGCACGTGCCGGCGTCTCGGCCCAGACCGTGAGCCGTGTCTCCAACGGGCTCGACACCGTCAAGGCCGCCACCCGCGACAGGGTCCTCTCCGCCATGGCGGAGCTCGACTACCGTCCGAACAGTGCCGCGCGTGCGCTGAAGAGCGGACGCTTCCAGAACGTCGGCGTGCTGATGTTCTCGTTGCAGAACATCGGATCGGTGCGCATCTTGGATGCCATCACCAGCGCCGCCGCGGCCGAGGGCTTCTCCATCGACCTGATCTCGACGGGGGATCCCTCGACCGGCAGCATCACGGACGCCCTCTCCCGCCTGGACCAGGAGGCCGTGGACGGCATCATCGTCATCGTCGAGGCCCACGAACTGAGCGAGCATTCGATCACGTTCCCCGATCGCATCCCGTCCGTTCTGGTCGACTCCCGCGAATACGACGACAGGGTCTCCGTGAACGCCGATCAGAAGCAGGGCGCCCGGTTGGCCGTCGAGCACCTGCTGGAGTTGGGGCATCCGACGGTCTGGCATGTGTCGGGACCGATCGGCACGTCGAACGCCGCAGCCGACCGCGCCGATGCCTGGCGCGAGGTGCTCGATGAGCACGGAAGGACGGTGCCCGAGCTCCTCGGCGGCACGTGGAACGCCGAGTCTGGATACGAGGCGGGCAAGGTCATCGCGGCACGCGACGACGTCTCCGCCGTCTTCTGCGCCAACGATCAGCTCGCGCTCGGCGTGCTCCGCGCGCTGCACGAGGGCGGACGCGCCGTGCCCGGCGAGATCAGCGTCGTCGGATTCGACGACAACCCCGAGTCCGCCGAGTACTGGCCGCCGCTGACCACCGTGCGACAGGACTTCACCGAGGTGGGACAGCAGGCCTTCGGACTGCTGAGCCAGGCGATTCAGGGCGAGGGCATCGACACGGGGCTGCGGCTGATCGAAAACGAGCTCATCGTGCGAGCGTCGACCGGATCGTTCGCGAACCGGTCCGCTCTTTCGGCTTCCTGA
- a CDS encoding sugar ABC transporter permease, which translates to MIGLALFVVAPIVYALYLSVFRTQLVGGTTFVGFDNYISLFQDVKFWQSFLRVLLFLVVQVPIMLVLSLVAALALDSARLHGVGFFRIAIFLPYAVPGVVAALIWGFIYGDQFGLTAAINHALGWHLEPLAKSWILGSIGNIVTWEFMGYNMLIFYSALRVISPDLYEAAELDGAGAWRVMWSIKLPALRGSVVIAVIFSIIGSFQLFNEPNLLQPLAPNSISSYFTPNMYAYNLSFAGQQFNYSATVAIVMGLITAVIAYVVQVRGTSAENR; encoded by the coding sequence ATGATCGGGCTCGCGCTCTTCGTCGTCGCCCCGATCGTCTACGCGCTCTACCTCAGCGTGTTCCGCACCCAGCTGGTGGGCGGCACGACGTTCGTCGGGTTCGACAACTACATCTCGCTGTTTCAGGACGTGAAGTTCTGGCAGTCGTTCCTGCGCGTCCTGCTGTTCCTCGTGGTGCAGGTGCCGATCATGCTGGTGCTCTCCCTGGTCGCTGCGCTGGCGCTGGACAGTGCCCGCCTGCACGGCGTCGGATTCTTCCGCATCGCGATCTTCCTGCCCTACGCCGTTCCCGGTGTGGTCGCCGCTCTGATCTGGGGCTTCATCTACGGCGACCAGTTCGGCCTGACCGCGGCCATCAACCACGCTCTCGGATGGCACCTCGAGCCGCTCGCCAAGTCGTGGATCCTCGGCTCGATCGGCAACATCGTGACCTGGGAGTTCATGGGCTACAACATGCTCATCTTCTACTCCGCGCTGCGGGTCATCTCCCCCGACCTGTACGAGGCGGCGGAGCTGGACGGCGCAGGCGCCTGGCGCGTGATGTGGAGCATCAAGCTTCCGGCTCTGCGCGGCTCGGTCGTGATCGCGGTGATCTTCTCGATCATCGGCAGCTTCCAGCTCTTCAACGAGCCGAATCTGTTGCAGCCGCTGGCACCGAACTCGATCAGCAGCTACTTCACTCCCAACATGTACGCCTACAACCTGTCGTTCGCGGGCCAGCAGTTCAACTACTCGGCAACCGTCGCGATCGTGATGGGCCTCATCACCGCCGTGATCGCCTACGTGGTGCAGGTGCGAGGCACGAGCGCGGAGAACCGATGA
- a CDS encoding aldo/keto reductase, with the protein MEYTRLGSTGLKVSRITLGCMSFGDRSTGWNEWSLGYDDALPIIRHAFELGISFWDTANIYSLGTSEEIVGRAMRELTRREDIVLATKVNFTMHDGPGGSGLSRRAIMENIDASLKRLGTDFVDLYQIHRFDPETPVEETMEALHDVVKAGKARYIGASSMWAWQFAKLQHAADLGGWTRFVSMQNQYSLMMREDERELFPLLADQEVGSIPWSPLGKGRLTRPWGQQSSQRGQTDPLQSRYVQDLDEPIADAVERVAANRGIPMAQVALAWVLRNPVVDAPIVGASKVAHLDDAVAALDVELTDDEVAALEAPYRLRMPTGY; encoded by the coding sequence ATGGAGTACACACGACTCGGCAGCACCGGCCTCAAGGTGAGCCGCATCACCCTCGGCTGCATGAGCTTCGGCGACCGGTCCACCGGATGGAACGAGTGGTCGCTCGGCTACGACGACGCATTGCCGATCATCCGGCACGCGTTCGAGCTCGGCATCTCGTTCTGGGACACCGCCAACATCTACAGCCTCGGCACGAGCGAGGAGATCGTCGGTCGCGCGATGCGCGAGCTCACCCGCCGCGAGGACATCGTGCTGGCCACGAAGGTCAACTTCACGATGCACGACGGCCCCGGCGGATCCGGCCTCAGTCGCCGGGCGATCATGGAGAACATCGACGCGTCGCTGAAGCGCCTCGGAACGGACTTCGTCGACCTGTACCAGATTCACCGCTTCGACCCGGAGACCCCGGTCGAAGAGACGATGGAGGCGCTGCACGACGTGGTGAAGGCCGGCAAGGCCCGCTACATCGGCGCATCATCGATGTGGGCGTGGCAGTTCGCCAAGCTGCAGCACGCAGCCGACCTCGGCGGATGGACGCGCTTCGTCTCGATGCAGAACCAGTACTCGCTGATGATGCGCGAAGACGAGCGCGAGCTGTTCCCGCTGCTGGCCGACCAAGAGGTCGGATCCATCCCGTGGAGCCCGCTCGGCAAGGGCCGACTGACCCGGCCGTGGGGCCAGCAGTCCAGCCAGCGCGGCCAGACGGATCCGCTCCAGAGCCGCTATGTGCAGGACCTCGATGAGCCGATCGCGGATGCCGTCGAGCGCGTTGCCGCGAACCGTGGCATCCCGATGGCGCAGGTCGCCCTGGCCTGGGTGCTGCGCAACCCGGTGGTGGACGCCCCGATCGTCGGCGCCTCCAAGGTCGCGCACCTGGACGACGCGGTCGCCGCACTCGACGTCGAGCTCACCGATGACGAGGTCGCCGCACTCGAGGCGCCCTACAGGCTCCGTATGCCGACCGGCTACTGA
- a CDS encoding aldo/keto reductase — MIDITLNNGLRMPALGFGVFQSAPDVTAQAVEAALNVGYRHIDTAAAYNNEREVGEGIRRSGVPRDEIVIETKVWVSDYGYDETLHAFEKATGKLGVDRLDVLILHQAAPDRFEKTIAAYKALETMHADGRIGAIGVSNFVPERIAMLLDATGVVPAINQVELHPYFTQRDVQRADAEQGIVTQAWSPIGGITFYPGYGDERRSVMDDPTLQELAGRHGKSAAQVMLRWHLQQGRSAIPKSTNPARIAENFDVFDFELSDEELARIDALDTGVRSGPDPEVPRPAMYDRSIPEA, encoded by the coding sequence ATGATCGACATCACACTCAACAACGGACTGCGGATGCCTGCACTCGGCTTCGGCGTCTTCCAGAGCGCCCCCGACGTGACGGCGCAGGCGGTCGAGGCCGCACTGAACGTCGGATACCGGCACATCGACACCGCTGCCGCCTACAACAACGAGCGCGAGGTGGGCGAAGGGATCCGCCGCTCAGGTGTGCCGCGCGACGAGATCGTCATCGAGACGAAGGTGTGGGTCTCCGACTACGGATACGACGAGACGCTGCACGCATTCGAGAAGGCGACGGGCAAGCTCGGCGTCGACCGGCTGGACGTGCTGATCCTTCACCAAGCAGCACCCGACCGTTTCGAGAAGACGATCGCGGCCTACAAGGCCCTGGAGACGATGCACGCCGACGGACGGATCGGCGCGATCGGAGTCAGCAACTTCGTGCCGGAGCGGATCGCCATGCTCCTGGATGCGACCGGCGTCGTCCCCGCGATCAACCAGGTGGAGCTGCACCCGTACTTCACCCAGCGGGACGTGCAGCGGGCGGATGCGGAGCAGGGGATCGTGACGCAGGCGTGGTCGCCGATCGGCGGCATCACCTTCTATCCCGGATACGGCGACGAGCGGCGCAGCGTGATGGACGACCCGACGCTTCAGGAGCTCGCCGGCCGGCACGGCAAGAGCGCCGCCCAGGTGATGCTGCGCTGGCACCTGCAGCAGGGACGGTCGGCCATTCCGAAGTCGACCAACCCGGCGCGCATCGCCGAGAACTTCGACGTGTTCGACTTCGAGCTGAGCGACGAGGAGCTGGCGCGCATCGACGCCCTCGACACCGGCGTGCGCAGCGGCCCTGATCCCGAGGTGCCGCGCCCCGCCATGTACGACAGGTCGATCCCGGAGGCGTGA
- a CDS encoding MFS transporter: MPITPTADTAAVPAASPEGSGSAASVAPRKGAILAIILVAYFMILLDNSVIFTALPSLEKGLHLAPAELAWVQDAYTLVFGGFLLLGARAGDILGRKRVFVAGLVVFSIASLLVAVAPTGWWIISARTLQGIGAAIVAPTSLSLLTASFRGEERTKAIAWYSAMAGIGSSLGLVLGGALASWLSWRAGFFVNVPIGVAMIVLAPRFLPRTATVSGRFDVLGAIASTLGVGSAVFAVLHAAENGWTSAPTVISLIAAVVLLVFFVLHEARAAQPIMPLRLFRSRERVGGYLTRLLYLGAMIGFFYFTTQYLQGVLGYTPLQAGLAFLPMTAANFAVAAAVPALTRRIGNAPMLVAGVAITFAGLLWLSRIGVGSDYVTAVAAPMLLIGAGQGLAFAPMTAAGIAGASAEDAGAASGVLNTFHQMGTSLGLGVLVAVTALAAPGADAAATPSAQVSAAMTGASALVLGALAVVLALIVPAALAERRRSVSAAPNVPAPNPSAPNPIAPITGATTIMESSR; encoded by the coding sequence ATGCCGATCACACCCACCGCAGACACGGCAGCCGTGCCGGCCGCCTCCCCCGAGGGGAGCGGATCCGCTGCGTCCGTCGCACCTCGCAAGGGCGCGATCCTGGCGATCATCCTGGTCGCCTACTTCATGATCCTGCTCGACAACTCGGTCATCTTCACCGCACTGCCCAGCCTCGAGAAGGGGCTGCACCTGGCGCCGGCCGAACTCGCCTGGGTACAGGACGCCTACACGCTCGTGTTCGGCGGATTCCTCCTGCTCGGTGCGCGAGCGGGAGACATCCTGGGGCGCAAGCGCGTGTTCGTCGCGGGACTCGTCGTGTTCTCGATCGCCTCGCTGCTCGTCGCTGTCGCGCCCACCGGCTGGTGGATCATCTCGGCCAGGACGCTGCAGGGCATCGGTGCGGCGATCGTGGCGCCGACGTCGCTGTCGCTTCTGACGGCGTCCTTCCGCGGCGAGGAGCGCACCAAGGCGATCGCCTGGTACTCGGCGATGGCCGGGATCGGATCAAGTCTCGGCCTGGTGCTCGGCGGCGCTCTCGCGTCGTGGCTCTCGTGGCGCGCCGGATTCTTCGTGAATGTGCCGATCGGCGTCGCGATGATCGTTCTCGCGCCGCGGTTCCTGCCGCGGACGGCCACGGTCTCCGGACGCTTCGACGTGCTCGGGGCCATCGCTTCGACGCTCGGCGTCGGGTCGGCGGTGTTCGCCGTTCTGCACGCGGCGGAGAACGGCTGGACCAGCGCACCGACGGTGATCTCGCTGATCGCGGCCGTCGTGCTGCTCGTGTTCTTCGTGCTGCACGAGGCCAGGGCCGCACAGCCGATCATGCCCCTGCGGCTGTTCCGCAGCAGGGAACGCGTCGGCGGCTACCTCACCCGCCTGCTCTACCTGGGCGCGATGATCGGCTTCTTCTACTTCACGACGCAGTATCTGCAGGGCGTCCTCGGTTACACGCCTCTGCAGGCCGGGCTCGCCTTCCTCCCCATGACAGCGGCCAACTTCGCGGTGGCGGCGGCGGTGCCCGCGCTGACGCGGCGGATCGGCAACGCGCCGATGCTCGTCGCCGGCGTCGCGATCACGTTCGCCGGCCTGCTCTGGCTGAGCCGGATCGGCGTCGGCAGCGACTACGTGACAGCTGTCGCCGCTCCGATGCTCCTCATCGGTGCCGGACAGGGCCTCGCGTTCGCTCCGATGACGGCCGCCGGGATCGCCGGGGCGTCCGCTGAGGACGCGGGCGCGGCATCCGGGGTGCTCAACACCTTCCACCAGATGGGCACGTCGCTCGGGCTGGGAGTGCTGGTCGCCGTGACGGCCCTTGCCGCCCCCGGTGCGGATGCCGCCGCCACGCCGAGCGCGCAGGTCTCCGCCGCGATGACCGGTGCTTCCGCTCTGGTGCTCGGCGCACTCGCCGTCGTACTGGCCCTGATCGTGCCGGCGGCGCTCGCCGAACGTCGCCGATCCGTCTCGGCCGCTCCGAACGTGCCCGCTCCGAACCCTTCCGCACCGAACCCGATCGCCCCCATCACCGGCGCGACGACCATCATGGAATCGTCCCGCTGA
- a CDS encoding Lrp/AsnC family transcriptional regulator, translating to MDRLDRKILAELQSEGRLSVTDLAARVGLTLSPAHRRVRDLEAAGAIVGYRAIVDPAALGLDFEALVFITMKQEDRETLLAFEEAVVRIPNVLLAQRLFGDPDYILRVRTADLDAYAQFQDNELARLPGVQRFQSTLVMKNLVVDRPYPTDL from the coding sequence ATCGATCGACTTGACCGCAAGATTCTTGCCGAGCTGCAGAGCGAGGGCCGGCTGAGTGTCACGGATCTCGCTGCTCGGGTCGGCCTGACGCTGTCGCCCGCGCACCGACGGGTGCGCGACCTGGAGGCCGCAGGAGCGATCGTCGGGTATCGCGCGATCGTCGATCCCGCCGCCCTCGGACTCGACTTCGAGGCTCTCGTGTTCATCACGATGAAGCAGGAGGATCGCGAGACTCTGCTGGCCTTCGAAGAGGCGGTGGTGCGCATCCCGAACGTGCTGCTCGCGCAGCGCCTGTTCGGCGACCCCGACTACATCCTGCGGGTGCGCACGGCCGACCTCGACGCCTATGCGCAGTTCCAGGACAACGAGCTCGCCCGCCTGCCGGGCGTGCAGCGGTTCCAGTCCACCCTCGTCATGAAGAATCTGGTCGTGGATCGGCCGTATCCGACCGACCTGTAG
- a CDS encoding helix-turn-helix transcriptional regulator produces the protein MTMQQEVREFLSSRRAKVTPDQAGLPVYGGNRRVPGLRREEVAMLAGVSVDYYNRLERGNLAGVSETVLDALSRALQLDEAETAHLFDLARQANRSPLARTPRRRSDVVRPSIQRVLDAITDAPALIRNNYFDYVGANALGRALYAPVFAETAPNSARFTFLNPAAQEFYLEWEQTSAELVATMRGEAGRNPYDKRLSDLVGELSTRSDRFRTLWGAHNVRYHRSGIKRLHHPVVGDLELVYEALELPADQGLTISTYTAEPGTASADALKLLASWAATQDLPAPRTAARTAENAGSDTTPAGPAAR, from the coding sequence ATGACGATGCAACAGGAGGTGCGGGAGTTCCTCAGCTCCCGGCGGGCGAAGGTCACGCCGGATCAGGCCGGACTGCCCGTCTACGGCGGCAACCGCCGCGTGCCAGGACTTCGTCGCGAAGAGGTGGCGATGCTCGCCGGTGTGAGCGTCGACTACTACAACCGGCTCGAGCGCGGCAATCTCGCGGGCGTCTCGGAGACGGTGCTCGACGCTCTGTCGCGGGCGCTTCAGCTCGACGAGGCGGAAACGGCGCACCTGTTCGATCTTGCGCGTCAGGCCAACCGATCTCCGCTCGCGCGCACGCCGCGCAGGCGGTCCGACGTGGTGCGGCCGAGCATCCAGCGCGTTCTGGATGCCATCACCGACGCCCCCGCGCTCATCCGCAACAACTACTTCGACTACGTCGGCGCGAATGCCCTTGGCAGGGCGTTGTACGCGCCGGTGTTCGCCGAGACGGCTCCGAACAGTGCACGGTTCACGTTCCTCAATCCCGCAGCGCAGGAGTTCTACCTCGAGTGGGAGCAGACTTCGGCCGAACTGGTCGCCACCATGCGCGGCGAGGCCGGACGAAACCCTTACGACAAGCGGCTGAGCGATCTGGTGGGCGAGCTGTCCACGCGGTCGGATCGGTTCCGCACTCTGTGGGGCGCCCACAATGTGCGCTACCACCGCAGCGGGATCAAGCGCCTGCACCATCCTGTGGTGGGCGACCTGGAACTCGTCTACGAGGCCCTGGAGCTGCCGGCGGATCAGGGACTCACCATCTCGACGTACACGGCCGAGCCGGGCACGGCATCCGCCGACGCGCTCAAGCTGCTCGCCAGCTGGGCTGCCACGCAGGACCTGCCTGCACCCCGCACTGCGGCACGGACGGCCGAGAACGCCGGATCCGATACGACTCCGGCGGGACCAGCAGCTCGCTGA